A window of the Plasmodium vinckei vinckei genome assembly, chromosome: PVVCY_08 genome harbors these coding sequences:
- a CDS encoding cytoadherence linked asexual protein 9, putative, whose amino-acid sequence MINWFIQSSILYIGILFFQNIYCFNVEDNKNELKKVIDNDLLHSELNRLEDMLLYTIEHDEFKLPIKTKNVKDEYINNNFKEIIIEDETSNKDEPYLILKHDATVEDVINYEHILKEQVALKYDPSISDKIKNKVLVVRTLKIVKFMLLPINQYKKTQDIKEALLELNKMFTYDRKKDKNNNYVTSKLKKTTYENMLYSLKILKAKNQIPENPDISEDDIDYKDLLFSYEPDIEYMKKHDVLSNHYGIGIYNYIGTHYIALGYFITLKMALKHFDKYFVDGELKFYTWGTILQHTPDDRFKALDLMCDDTYTKKMIINKKNSIAKSQIRSASQDCSVLEFLIHQYNIYQVELFKRASIINLNIQLFLDTNDLKEKFFTFMCKKTNECNIYRGPQFKREDKKHHDFVDNNYNFNNYLIEKDEKNNPYNVYTNYYYFIKYYNEFNPDQIIYVHIFNIIGILSGNPSALVSSLFLPGYYNAIQISYIENRHISQFYDNLVKCYKVCHYRKAHSLSSNVKKEFTNKTYDTSQCSICEGTAFYINNRTENGVSMLQKYYNYITQNLKVNALNNLSNKMHIYESYNNFLMHDLNWFTFLFLFRMTTYQDIHNNTISNAMFLNLHIENKPKRNIITFHWYPSYLKKFIIHYVRKTKSASLLGELESRVKKETIEKMKNSIRFVMHINSILQLDFFYYLNETPLRSTHPYGLTMLIEDKFKDWFMNYLTGFTMVNYDDSNGRFDLPKKRQRNEFLASKLKMWTLFMKKIISDSYTQYFNQKHVINLFKYHDTFNISNKIMLMRDSYELYMNNFDKIFFTGDVLINNKFLSSTPKIQMVGDRALYYLHGLWGNQINFYKFGVIYGYTINKKLLREIVEELYDIYSANKNVFNEISFMQTVRLLFKKVQQSFFSHRRNDSVSMNNIFFFNVRPNYSRLSKEERHQEIHESLASRFFEKTLFSIFHIMFVIKISKHVDRLDAIYGKANMLRMIVHEEPQLRFEYLYNGSMIDSLLNVFFPLYIKKPAAQIKYGKTFILANMFRLSSELFAIYNLNNLSMLCEYQAITGANFYSFKKLSEFIDRKFVPFILFGYYLKISSEVNNPTRTRFQAFKDRAVNNGLIVPTLLYKSGYLSGNLLYRHIYFFPNNLIDELQKQTDWMETYKKDNKPSAFYFDFQAFFATAHSLSLKSFLFALSVYYCFFDYSLFLSRLSSRVFDRFITVVETYVNAYFRSMVNKCSIDVFLKAISKIYEETQKEGYYRDIIESRIAAKQHCNNNIYCEPTQKIADLIEPIDIGETQYGITFFYKDDHLRFENLDDNELFLNDKHIINYEIDVNLNQNDVDINDDIVQACNLNGHKSDR is encoded by the exons ATGATTAATTGGTTCATTCAATCATcgatattatatataggaATACTGTTTTTTCAGAATATTTATTGCTTTAATGTAGaggataataaaaatgaattaaaaaaggtCATCGACAATGATTTGCTCCATAGTGAGCTAAATAGATTGGAAGATATGctattatatacaatagAGCATGATGAGTTCAAGTTAccaataaaaacaaaaaatgtcaaagatgaatatattaataataattttaaagaaataattatcGAAGATGAAACTTCAAATAAGGATGAGCCATATcttatattaaaacatgATGCTACAGTTGAAGatgtaataaattatgaacaCATTTTAAAGGAACAAGTGgctttaaaatatgatcCTTCGATATcagataaaattaaaaataaagtccTAGTTGTAAGaacattaaaaattgttaaatTTATGCTACTACCAATTaatcaatataaaaaaactcAAGACATCAAAGAAGCCTTACtcgaattaaataaaatgtttacTTATGATcgtaaaaaagataaaaataataattatgtcACAtcgaaattaaaaaaaacaacttatgaaaatatgttatattcattaaaaattcTCAAAGCCAAAAATCAAATTCCAGAAAATCCTGATATCAGTGAGGATGATATTGACTACAAAgacttattattttcttatgAACCCGACATtgaatatatgaaaaaacatGATGTTCTATCTAACCATTATGGCATcggcatatataattatataggAACCCATTATATAG CGCTTGGCTATTTTATCACACTCAAGATGGCACTCAAACATTTCGATAAATACTTTGTCGATGGAGAGTTAAAATTTTACACGTGGGGAACAATATTGCAACACACACCTGACGATCGATTTAAGGCTTTAGATTTAATGTGTGATGATACATACACCAAAAAAATGatcattaataaaaaaaatagtatagcAAAAAGCCAAATTAGATCAGCTTCTCAAGATTGTTCAGTATTAGAATTTCTTATACatcaatataatatatatcaagttgaattatttaaaagggCTTCcattataaatttgaatatacaattatttttagatacgaatgatttaaaagaaaaattttttacctttatgtgtaaaaaaactaatgaatgtaatatatacagAGGCCCACAATTTAAGCGTGAAGACAAAAAACATCATGATTTTGTggataataattataattttaataattaccTCATAGAAAAAGATGAGAAAAACAATCcatataatgtatataccaattattattattttataaaatattataacgAGTTTAATCCAGAccaaattatttatgtacatatttttaatataatcgGAATTTTAA gTGGAAATCCTAGTGCGCTTGTTAGCTCGTTATTTTTGCCAGGATACTATAATG CCATCCAAATTTCTTATATTGAAAATCGTCATATATCGCAGTTTTATGACAATCTAGTAAAAT gTTACAAGGTATGCCATTATAGAAAAGCACATTCTCTCAGCAGTAACGTTAAAAAAGAGTTTactaataaaacatatgaCACTTCCCAGTGTAGTATATGTGAAGGAACCGCAttctatataaata ATCGTACTGAAAATGGTGTTTCTAtgttacaaaaatattacaactATATAACACAAAATTTGAAAGTGAATgctttaaataatttgtcAAATAAAATGCACATTTACGAaagttataataattttttaatgcatGATTTAAATTGGTTTACTTTCCTCTTCCTATTTAGAATGACAACATATCAAG ATATACACAATAATACAATATCGAATGCCATGTTTCTAAACCTGCACATTGAAAATAAACccaaaagaaatataataacattCCATTGGTATCcatcatatttaaaaaagtttatCATTCATTATGTTCGAAAAACTAAGTCTGCATCTTTGTTAGGCG AATTAGAAAGTAgagtaaaaaaagaaactatagaaaaaatgaaaaatagcATACGATTTGTTATGCATATCAATTCAATATTACAACTtgactttttttattatctaaATGAAACACCCCTAAGAAGTACTCACCCATATGGTTTAACAATGCTTATTGAGGATAAATTTAAAGATTGGtttatgaattatttaacaGGATTTACTATGGTCAATTATGATGATAGTAATGGTCGATTTGATTTACCAAAGAAACGTCAAAGGAATGAATTTTTAGCAtccaaattaaaaatgtggactctttttatgaaaaaaattattagcGATTCATATACTCAATACTTTAATCAAAAACatgttataaatttatttaaatatcaTGACACATTCAACATAAGtaacaaaattatgttaATGAGAGATTCCTATGAACTTTATATGAacaattttgataaaatatttttcactGGGGATGTTTTGataaacaataaatttttatcgtCAACTCCCAAAATACAAATGGTAGGGGATAGagcattatattatttgcatGGTCTATGGGGAAATCAAATTAACTTTTACAAATTTGGTGtaatatatggatatactataaacaaaaaactTCTAAGAGAGATCGTTGAAGAATTATACGACATTTATTCTGCCaacaaaaatgtttttaatgaaatatcTTTTATGCAAACGGTTCGACTACTATTCAAAAAAGTTCAACAAAGCTTCTTTTCCCATCGTCGAAATGATTCAGTG AGCATGAACAACATCTTCTTCTTCAACGTCCGACCCAACTACTCCAGATTATCAAAAGAAGAGAGGCACCAAGAAATCCACGAATCATTGGCATCTCGTTTTTTCGAGAAAACATTGTTTTCAATATTCCATATCATGTttgttattaaaataagtaAGCATGTAGATAGACTTGATGCAATATATGGAAAAGCAAATATGCTACGTATGATTGTACATGAAGAACCACAGTTAAgatttgaatatttatataatggcAGTATGATTGATAGTCTattaaatgtatttttccctttatatataaaaaaaccaGCAGCACAAATAAAGTATGgtaaaacatttattttagcTAATATGTTTAGACTATCATCAGAATTGTTTgctatttataatttaaataatttaagtaTGCTATGTGAGTATCAAGCTATAACGGGTGCTAACTTTTATTCCTTCAAAAAACTTTCCGAGTTTATTGATAGAAAATTTGtaccttttattttatttggttACTATTTGAAAATTAGTAGTGAAGTTAATAATCCAACTCGAACCAGATTTCAAGCATTTAAGGATCGTGCAGTAAATAATGGACTGATTGTCCCTACACTTCTTTATAAATCTGGATATTTGTCTGGTAATCTTCTATATAgacacatatattttttcccaaataatttaattgatGAATTACAAAAACAAACCGACTGGATGGAAACGTATAAAAAGGATAATAAACCAAGcgcattttattttgactTTCAAGCATTTTTTGCTACTGCTCATAGTCTTTCtttaaaatcatttttatttgcattaAGTGTATATTACTGTTTCTTTGActattctttatttttatcccGATTATCAAGCCGTGTATTTGATAGATTTATAACAGTTGTAGAAACATATGttaatgcatattttaGATCCATGGTTAATAAATGTTCAAttgatgtttttttaaaagctatttcaaaaatttatgaaGAGACACAAAAAGAAGGATACTATAGAGATATTATCGAATCCAGAATTGCAGCTAAACAAcattgtaataataatatatattgtgaACCGACACAAAAAATTGCAGATTTAATTGAACCCATTGATATTGGAGAAACACAATATggaataacatttttttacaaagaTGACCATTTACGGTTTGAAAATTTAGATGACAATGagctatttttaaatgataaacatattataaattatgaaattGATGTAAACCTTAATCAAAACGACGTCGATATTAATGATGATATAGTTCAAGCATGTAACTTAAATGGCCATAAATCTGATCGATAA